One stretch of Arachis duranensis cultivar V14167 chromosome 1, aradu.V14167.gnm2.J7QH, whole genome shotgun sequence DNA includes these proteins:
- the LOC107495969 gene encoding uncharacterized protein LOC107495969, translating to MNGHSSSSYGTSWADQWDDGPDPVMVGHDKKTNSTAKYKEKLGHGLDKTKAVASSGVKKLKDGTTTGFNWIKTKYSKATQKN from the coding sequence ATGAATGGACACAGCTCTTCATCCTATGGAACTTCATGGGCCGATCAGTGGGACGATGGGCCTGATCCAGTGATGGTTGGACATGACAAGAAGACCAACAGTACTGCTAAATACAAGGAGAAGCTAGGCCATGGTCTCGACAAGACCAAAGCTGTAGCTTCCAGTGGCGTGAAGAAGTTGAAGGATGGAACTACCACTGGATTCAACTGGATTAAGACCAAGTATTCCAAAGCTACTCAGAAAAATTAA